From the Mesotoga prima MesG1.Ag.4.2 genome, the window ACCTTCTGAGCAGTTCGCCCGATCTATCTACAGGCACCACTGCCATCATCTGGCCGCTAATGCTGAGTGCAGAGATTTCTTTTCTGTCGATTTCCGCCATCTGAACGATTTCGGAAGTAGTCTTGCAGAAGGCAGTCCACCATGCCTCGGGATCTTGCTCAACCATTCCGGGCCCGGGGTAGAAGGTTTCATAACCGGCGAATGATGAAGCAACGAGAGAACCTGTTTGGCTGAACAAAGTCGCTTTATCTCCAGTTGTTCCCAGATCATGTGCCATTATATACTTCAAGGCAAAACCTCGCTTTCAGATAGAATGGTATCTCATGATTTCAGAGGGACCCATTCACGGTCTTCAATAGAATCCCAATCGGCCTCGAAATTGTCGATCGCCTTCAATGTGCCGCTGTGTGAGAAGAACTCGTTGTACATACCTACAGGAAGCGACATTCCGTAAATAGGTAGCTCGGCCATCTTGGAGATCTGTGTCAGGGTCTTGAAGCTTGCGGCAATCAACTTCGTCTCGTAGTCGCCGTTGGACAAGACTTTCTGCATACTACCGACAACAGAGAGATCTATTCCCAGGTTTTCGATCCTGTTCGCATATGGCGCCACATAGTCGGCGCCTGCTTCTGCAGACATCAGCACTTGAGGAACGGAGAAAACACCGGTAATCAAAGTATTTATATTCATCTTCTTGAATTCTCTCAAGACCCTTATGCCCGTTCGCGAGAAGGGGATCTTGAGAATTATCCTTTCGGGGTCTAGCCCGAAGAGTTCCTGTCCCTCCTTTAGCACTTCATCGTGACCTCTAGAGGCACACTGGACAAAAAGAGAGCCAGTGAACCTATTCAACATATCCTTTATGACTTCGAGCGGTTTTCTTCCCGTTCTCTTCAAAATACTTGGATTAGTGCTTATCCCGGAAAAGAACCCTAAATCGAACAACTCACTTATTGCCTGGACGTTTCCATCATCTATAAACAGTCTCATTTATGCCTCCATTATTATTTTTTCATGCAAGATCGGTTCTCCCAGGGTATTTTTCGGTAAATTCCCTGTATATTGCTACCGCATTGCTGGAACCGAAGATATCCGCTCCCGCAGCGATGAAATCCTCAACTTGAGAGAGAGATTTCACACCCCCTGATACCTTTATTCCTTTCTCATCTCCCACGACTCTCTTGATAATCCTGACGTCCTCTAATGTAGTGGGTCTCGAACCGTATCCCGTACCGGTCTTTACGAAATCGACGTGAGGTAGCTTCATCAGAATAGAGCAAGCCTTTTCAATTTCGACTGTATCGAGATAAGATACTTCGATAATTACCTTGCAGGTGACATCCTTCAGGAGACCGGAAAGATAAGAGACCTCCCTTTCAAAGTAATCCCAGTCTCCGGACTTCATAGCGGAGATGTTGGCTGTTATGTCTATGTCTCTCACTTCGGGGCCGAGCCGAAGCGACTCTCTGATCATATAAGCCTTAGTTTCCGTTGTCTCGAACCCGAAGGGAAAACCCGAACCGCAGGCCGCCGAAATATCCGTACCTCTGACCTTCTTAACCACTCTGTCCATCAAATACCACGGAACAACAATCGCTCTAAAATCACAAGATACGCTATCGTCTATAAAGACTTCTGACTCTTTTATTGTAGCGGTCGCTTTCAGAAGCGTACTGTCGAACCTTTTAGAGAATTTGTCAATCCTTTCCAAAGAGGCACCTCCGTAAGCAAAATTAACGAGAGAATCGAACAAAGCCACCAAAAAATATGATAGCGGTATCATAGTTATCTTGAGTCAATTATATAACAAAAAACTGAGAGAAATTAAATACCCATCCATGAACTAACTTAAAACGAGAAAAAAACTTGACATGATATCTGATTTTGGGATAGAATGAATTAATATATGATAGCGGTATCATAATGAATCATGTATCTGGATTTTGAGCAGGTGATGAGTTATGGCAACAACGCTGGACGACATTGCAAAAGAGACGGGCCTCTCGAGGGCAACGGTAGCGAGGGCGATCGGGAAATATGGATACGTCAGCAAGAAGGCGAGAGAAAAGGTCATAGCGGCTGCAAAGAAACTTAACTACAAGCCAAACTACATTGCCAAGAGCATGGCTACCGGTGAGACGAAGAATATCGGATTGATCGTGGGCGATATTCAGAATCCCTTTTTCTCCACGATAGCGAGAGCGATAAGCGATGTCATTGTTCCCGAAGGGTACAGTTTGATTGTCACAAGTACCGACGAAAAAGTGGAGGTCGAGAAGACATCTATAGATCGATTTTTTCAGAAGCAGGTAGATGGCTTGATTCTCGCTCCTGTTTCGCGTAGCAATTCCGATCATTTGAAGGATCTTGTGAAGTCCGAGATACCCATAGTGCTGATTGACAGAATCATTGAAGGCCTTGATGTTGACATGATTGTAAGCGATGACCTCGGTGGAGGTTTTGAGGCAGCTCAATATCTTTTGGAGCTTGGTCACAGGAGAATCGGTTTCCTTTCGGATACGCTCGACATAAGTACAAACTACGATCGGATTGCTGGATACAGGGAAGCGCTTTCAAAGTATGGCATAGAAGAAAAACAGTCGTGGGTCAAGCTTGGCGGCTTTACGATTGAGGGAGCTTACAAAAGCGGCGTCTCTCTCCTGGGTCAGAACAAAGATATTACAGCGGTAATAGCAACAAACAATTATATGGCGGCGGGACTCCTTCTTGCTGCGAAGGACATGGGAATTGTGGTTCCGCGAGATATATCGGTCATTAGCTTCGATGATATTGTTTGGTTTGATCTATGTAATCCTCCAATAACATCTGTGGCTCAGGATACGAGAGAGATTGGCAGTATGGCCGCGAAAAGGATACTGATGAATATCAGAGGTCAGAGATATGAAAAGGGACTTACCAGACTGCCTACACGACTCATCATAAGGGAATCATGTACCTCACCAAGAGACTAACTAAACTTCTTGATAGATATTCGGAGGTGTTTGGATTGACAATTCAAGATTTTTTGAATAATGCAAAACAAAGCGTACTCTTTACTGCCCCTTCTCTTGAGAAGGATCTTTCTGCCTTCCTTGAAGAGCATACAGAAAGGATCAAGAATCTTGCGAAGACTGCTTTAGATAAAGGCTATAAGCAGATTTACTGGGTGGGTAGCGGGAACTCCTGGTGTAATCTCTATTCAGGTGATTATATACTCAAGAAGATGACCGATCTTCCCTCTGATTACTACAAGAGCTATGATTTCATATGGACTAATCCTTCAAGACTTGACAAGGATGCGCTGGTAATACTTGCCTCCTTCTCTGGAAATACCGAAGATACTGCGGCAGCACTTAGATTTGCGAACGGAAAGGGAGCGACAACGATTTCATTTACAAGCAAACCCGACAGCATTCTGGCAAGGGAAGCCGACGAATCGATAGTCTACGATTCTAATGGACTGTTTATACTTCCACTCGCCGGAGCCTTCATATTCAGTCTTGAAATAGCCAGGCTAAAAGGGAGAGACGTTTCGAAGTTATACGAACAGATAGAGATAATGCCTGAGCTACTGGGCAGAATATACAAGGAAGAGGAATCAAGAGCTTACAGACTGGCCAGGAAGTATCAGGAGAGTGATCTCTTTTACGTGTTAGCAAGCGGAGCGGCCTACGCCATAGGCTATAAGTTCGGACTGACTGTCTTCATGGAAAACATGAGAGTCAACGCTTCATTCATTGAAACGTCGGAGTTCAGACATGGCCCTGCGGAAATGCTTGACGGTCACAAGCCACTGATGGTCTTCCTTGTGGGGAGCGACGAGTCGAGAGATATGAGCGAACGGGTTATAAAAATCGCTGAGTCTAACGGCGCGGAGCTAATACGCTTTGATGTGAAGGATTATGGAGACTTCGACCCACTCTTCGCCCCGTTCCTTCTGATGATCCCTCTCCAGTGGTTCGCAGTATATTCGGCCTACTACAGAGGCATCTTCGATCTCGATGAGAGAGTTCTTATGGGAAGAGGAAAGATGTCGACGGGTAATCAAATAACCTGGCCATGATTTTTTCATAGCAGGGAGGATGGAAGAAAGATGAGATTCGAGAACGTATTGGTTGTTGATCCTATCGATGGAGAGTTTGTGGGAAGTGTAGAAATTCAAGAAAACGTAATCTCTGAAATTAAGCGAGTTCAAGGGACTCAAGAATTCGAGAGAATACTGATGCCGGGATTTGTCGATCCCCATACTCATGGTTCTGTGGGTGTGGACACTCTTTCCATGAGTCAAAAAGATCTCGAAAAGTGGGAGAACTTCCTTTATTCTCAGGGAGTGACTTATTTCCTGCCCACTACTATGTCATCGACTCCTTCGGCAATCCTTTCTGCTGCTAGAGTAGTAAGAGATTACATAAAGAATAACAGTATGACTTCAGTTGGGGGCATTCACTATGAAGGCCCCTACCTGAGTCTGAAAAGAAAGGGAGCTCAGAATCCAGAACTCATTCGAAGCATAGACCTGAAGGAAATTGAGGAGACGCTAATCGAATCGGTGAAGCTCATTACTATGGCTCCGGAGCTCGAGGGATTCTCACACGCGCAAGAAATGATACAGAAGCGCGGTATAACTCTTTCGTTGGGACATACCGATGCAACTTACGAAGACATGGAGAGAGCATATAACCAAGGCTGCGATAGAATAACCCACTTTCCAAACGGGATGAACACTCTTCATCATAGGGAACTGGGCTGCGTTGGAGCTGTTCTTTCGCTGCCTTTTTCGGTAGAGATGATAATGGATGGTATTCACTCTCTGCCGGGTTTTGTGAAGCTTATCTTTGGAATAAAAGGCGCAGAAAAGATTATGATAGTTACAGATACTATCGATGCGACAGCCATGCCCGATGGAGAGTATGAACTGGGCGGACAGAAGGTCATTCTGAAAAATGGAAGACCTACTCTTGAGGACGGAACAATTGCCGCGGCCGTACTCGTCTTCAGCGGAGCTGTAAGAAATTTCAGAGAATTCACTGACTGTACATTGAAGGAACTTGCAATGGTATCATCTCTCAACGCTCTGAATTCAATGGGTATAAAGGATCGCGGAAGAATCTCCAAGGGTTATCGCGCAGATCTGGTATTGCTCGACGAAACGCTTGAAGTTCAAGAAACCATTCTGAACGGGAAGACTGTATTTAAATCCTGAATAGATTCTTATCTATTCAGCTGCGGAGGGTCTTATGGAACCAATAAGAGTGTACATCGTTGACAACGGTACGGCGGAGATCAAGACATTGTCTGAACGTATTTCCAAGTTGAGATGGAATATGCACGTAGAGACGGTTTCAGAGGATCCATTGGTCGGAGAAACCTCATGGTCCAATAAGTTTTATACGCTGAACAAGTATCTCAAGAGAAAGTATGAAGGGTTTGCCAGCCTGATTGACGATATGATCTTCCTTGTGAGCCTCGACGATCCTATGAGGCCCGGCAGGATAGTCGAAGCTAACAACAGTGCAGCCGAAAAACTTGGATACTCCTACGACGAGCTTCTTGAGATGAGTTTCTATTCGGTGGCCGGTGATCTTGATTCTCAGATAAAGAAAATAAGGGCCGATCTTCAGATTAAGGGAATGTGTACAACTGATTCGTTTCTCACTATGAAGAGCGGGGAGAAACTTCAAGTAGAGATTTGCTTGAAGGTGCTTGATCTTCAGAACTCCATAGTCACTATGGTCGTGGCCCGAGACACGAGTGCATACAGGAAGGTGGCCGCAGAACTCCAATGGAGACAGAATTTTGAACGAGTGATTTCAGAGGTTTCCGGAGCGCTAAAAGAGTATGAGAACATAGACGATGCGATAGAAAAGGCGCTTGGGCAACTGGGCGAGCTCACTTCCGCTGACAGATCCAATGTCTTCTTGTTTGACTACAGGACGAATTCGACCAGGAACACCCACGAATGGTGTAAAGAAGGCGTCAAGAGCGCTAAACCCCATCTTCAAAACATGCCGTTCGAGGAGTTCTCCTGGTGGATAAAGGAAATGAAAAAAGGCGGGGTACACTCTTATGTAGTCAGTGAACTCCCAGAGGAGGCAAGCAGAGAAGCCGAAATTCTTGCGCAGCAGGGAGTCGTTTCACTTGTCGTCATTCCGATTTTCTCTCGGCAGATGCCCGTCGGTTTCGTCGGACTGGAAAGGCTTAGTGGCCAATTCGATTGGAGCAGAGCAGACATAGAGCTTCTTGAGGTCTTCGCCGGACTGATATCCGGAGTAATCGAATACTCGAGATTCATGTGAAAAACCTAGAGGTTAGAAAACAGAGGTATGAAGATCAAGAACGTTCTGAAAACTTTACAATCCGTCTGAACTTGCTTCAGCATCTCGATGATCCCAAGAACCACAGTACGATGATGAAAACAGCGTTGCTCGTCAACGGTCCACCGTCCTCCGAGAAGACCAAGCCGTCCTTGGTTCGTCCCAAACCATGAACCCGTCCTTCGGGAAGAACGGTTCTTCGTTCCGACGCTACGCGTCCAGGTTGCTCGTTCTTGGAACAAGATCCCGGATCAAGTTCGGGATGACGGCCTCTCAATAGCACTGAGGTCGTGATGGTTCAACCACTTGTATTCACGAAACACCAGACTCGAGACCCGAGACCCGTTTTGCTGGGCTTTTTTACTCGCATCTCAGAACTTGCAACTGGTGAGTAGCCCAGGGGGATTTCACCCCCAGGCTCTCTCAGAACCGGACTTGAATCTCTCGATTCATCCGGCTCCCATTATCCAGCCGAATAGAATATCCCCATTGTCCAGTGTACAAATAGACGAGGCTCCCTGCGAGCAAGAGTTTCTAGCCATTTACCCGCTTTTGTACGACCTCTCCTTTTCTTGTACTTGTTTCTTACCCACTGAACTAAGGCTTTGTTTAGCCGACTCAGTACTGTATACATCTCAAATCTGCGAAAGTGTCCATAGTAGTTTATCCAACCTCTTATTACCGGGTTGATTCTTTCTGAGAGTTCTTCAATACTCAGGTATGACTTGGTTTGAAGTCTCATTCTCCGGATCTTCTGTCTCATCGCCTTCTTTGCCTGTTCACTCACTGCAGGGGTGAAGCTGTAGAAGATCCTCCCGTTTCTGGCTTTGCAGCTACGGACTCTGAAGGTGTATCCTAGAAAGTCAAAGCTTGTATTTGGATACTCGCCCTTCCTTTTATCGTCTTTGCAGTAGACAATACGGGTCTTCTCTGGATGAAGCTCTAGTTTGCATTCTTCCATTCTTTCTTTGAGACTTTCAAGAAGAAGCCGGGCTTCCTCCAGAGTTCTACAGTGTATCACTCCATCATCTGCGTATCTGGCAAAGGGCTTATCCGGATGAGTTCTCTCCATCCACTTGTCGAAGGCGTAATGCATGAAGAGGTTAGCCAGTACAGGGCTTATTACCCCTCCCTGTGGCGTTCCCTTGCTCCTCTCTTCGACTCTTCCATTCGCTTGCATAAAGGGTGCTTTCAGCCATCTCCCTATGTAGAGTATTAGCCATGGAATCTTCACATGTTTCTTGACTGCCCTCATTAGTAGTTCATGGTCTATGTTGTCGAACAGTCCTTTAATGTCGAATTCCAGTACCCAGTCATACCGCCAGCATCTCTGCCTCGTTACTTCAAGGGCATCTATCGCTGACTTTCCCTCCCTGTATCCGTAGGAGTCCTTATGGAAGTATGGATCTACCAGGGGATTGAGATAGATTTTGGCTACCATCTGGGCTACTCTGTCCCCCACTGTGGGGATTCCCAGTACTCTCTTTCCTCCACTCTTCTTTTCTATCTCTATAGCTTTTACTGGAGGTGGAAAGTAACTGCCCGAGGTCATTCGATTCCAAATCTTGTAGAGATTGTTGTCAAGATCGGCTTCGAACTCTTCCAGGCTTACCTCGTCTATTCCTTCTGCCCCTCTGTTCTCTTTCACTTTCTTGAATGCTTCCAGTACTACTTTCTTGGGGATTTCATACGACCTCATCTTGTCTGCTGGCTCCTTCCTTGTCTCTGTTCACAGTTCCTCCCTTTCGGTTGTCTGCACAGAGTTGGTTGACTAACCTACAAAACTGGATAACACAGTCCCTTCGCTCCACTCCCATTACAGGAGCTTCATCACTACTACGGACTGTTCCGCCCCTGAAATCTGGCATCGGTACTTTCACCCTCGTGGGTTCTTCCACTTGCGGCTTTTCCCTTAACATCCAGATCCAGGTTCCCAAGTTCCTAATCAAAGCCTGTACCAGGGTCACGCCACCTATATGCCGGTCACCATCTGGACAGTAAGCAGGTTTCCTCCAGACTTATCCCGGGATAGTTCCACCCCCCGGTTTAGATGACACTAGTAGTTGTTACGACACGTTCACGGTGGTTCACTTGTATTCGTCTCCTCTGGTACTCACCTGACGGGATCACTGTCCCGCCTTTTCCCGTAACGTTCACTACCATGGCTCTTTACCACAGCAGCTTACGGCGGTTTGAAGCCTCCACCTGCATGGCGGCTTCGAGGGGCCCTCCCTCATCTTCGATTAAGCATGGCTTGAAGTTTCCTTCTTCGCCTTCTTGGCACACTGGAACTTACAACTGATCTCTTGCTCTTTTTCTTTGGTTTTTGCCTCCTGGTGCGTAAGCGCCAGCATCACTTCCCCGGATGCCCCTCCGGGCATCACTTCCTCGCGCCAGCGAGCCTCACTTCCTGCCGGAGGCAGCATCGCTTCTGGTCTTGATGCCACCAACCCCCAGACCACGGACTTTTCTCGCTTCTTATTTCGTAACTGTTGTGTTATAAATGAAATAGTACGTAATCGAAATCATAGGAGTGAAGATGAAACGAGTCAATATTCTGAATGAAAACATGATGAGTGCCCTTTTTAAACTCGCCTGGCCGGCCGTTCTTACCATGCTCTTCCAGACTGTTTACAACATGGTCGACGCATACTGGCTCGGGAAGCTGGGAAAGATTGAGATCTCCGCACCCACAATTGCGTGGCCTGCAATCTTCTTGTTGATCTCTATTGGCGGAGGATTAGCGGTGGCCGGACTTGCGCTAGTCTCTCAAAATCTCGGAGCAGGAAGAAAGGAAGAGGCCACACATGTAGCCGGGCAGGTTATTTCCACAAGCTTCGCCGTCGCTGTTGTTCTCGGTCTTCTCGGTGCGATCTTCTCCGAAGCCGTTTTGAGGCTTCTCAGTATTCCGCCAGAGTTGCTTTCAGTTACCAATATTTATATGAGAACGATCTTTCTGGGAGCTCCATTCACCTTCACGATGTTCACTTTCAACTCACTCTTCACCGCTATTGGTGATACAAAGACACCGATGTACTTGATGGGTTTCTCTGTAACGGTGAATGCACTTATCGATCCTCTCTTAATATTCGGTATAGGCTTTCCCAGACTGGAAGTCTTCGGTGCCGCGCTTGCAACTGTAATATCAAGAGGAGTTGTAGTGATAATCGCGACGGTCATATTATTCAAAGGAAAGAGAGGATTCAAAATCAATTTGAGGGATCTTAGGCCAAAGTGGAAGACTCTTGTCCGCGTCTTGAGAATAGGCCTCCCATCGTCAGCCGGACAGTCGATCACGGCTCTTGCGTTCCTAATAATTACCTCGATGGTTGCCGGGTTCGGTTCAGTTGCAACCGCTGCCCTGGGCGTGGGAAACAGGATTACTTCGCTTGCAACGATGTTTTCTTTCGGCCTTTCCCAGGCAACGTCGTCGATGGTTGGGCAGTATCTAGGTGCTGGAAGAAAGAGTGACGCTTATTCAGTTGTATGGAAGGCGACCGGAATAAACGTGTTGATTGTTGGAGTGATCAGCACCGGCACGTTCTTCTTCGGGAAGGAAGTGACGGCGTTTTTCATCAACGACCCGCTCGTATTGATTGAAGGAGAGAAGTATTTCAGAATAGTCTCCTTTTCGATACCGATCTTCGCAAGTTACAACATCTTCGACATGGCTTTAAGAGGCTCGGGCCATACAGTTCAGTCCATGATTCTCAATATCACTAGACTATGGGGGATACGCCTTCCTCTGATATACTTCTTCGGTATGTCCATGGGAATCACAGGAATTTGGTACGCGATGTTCGTAAGCAATCTGGTGATTTCCTCTGCAGCGGCCATAGTTATTTTCATGAAGCGTTGGCTGAACCCGGTTATTTAGGATAGAACATGTCAAGTCCAATGTGAGGTAATTACTACCGTTTACAGACGATGTCTTCGATATTTTACCTAAATTCTCTTCATTGTTTCACTTCGTAATATTTTCTTATTGTCATTAGTGGTAGTATTCGTACAACATGCAAATGCTCGAATTTCTTCGTTCTGGCTAGTTAAATATACGTTCGGGGGAATAATTAGCTTAGAACACTGATTTCTGTTCTTGCTTGGATTTGAAAGAATGTTCATCAGATTATGGGTTAGTCTCATTCACTTGTAACCACTTCAGGAGGAGGTAGAAGTATGAGAAAACTCTTTGTAATTCTTTTAGTTGTCTTTCTTTCAGTATCAGCACTTGCTTCAATCAAGGTAGGTGCGATTCTTCCGATGACCGGTGGAGTCGCCGCGTTTGGCCAGATGATCTGGCAGGGAGTCGAACTTGCCAACGAGCTTTTCCCGGAGGTTCTTGGGGAGAAAATTGAAATCGTCTTACTCGACAACAACTCCGACAAGGTTCAGGCCGTTAACACCGCCCGTCGTGCGATCGAGCAGGAAGGGGTTGTTGCTATCATCGGGCAGGTAATAAGCTCAAACACGATTGCCGGAGGAACGGTTGCAGAAGAAAACGGCGTTGCAATGGTTTCTCCCAGCTCAACTAATCCCCTCGTAACTCAGGACAAGAAGTATGTTTCCCGTGTCTGTTTCAGCGATCCCTTCCAGGGGGTTGCGGCAGCGATGCTTGCATTCAATAACATGGGTGCGGAAAACGTTGCTGTCTTCGTAGACGTTGAGCAGGATTATGCCGTCGGATTTGCAAATTACTTCAAGGAAACGGCTAACGAGCTTGGTGGAAGCGTATTCTACGAGTACTACAAATCTGGAGACCAGGACTTCACAGCCCAGGTTTCCGATGCCATCTCCAAGGGTGCCGGTGCCTTCTTCATTCCCGGTTACTATCAGGAAATCGCGCTAATAGCCATCCAGGCCAGACAACTTGGTTTCTACGAGCCGATAATAGCAGGTGACGGGGCGGCCGTGCCGGAAACTATTGAAATCGGTGGAGATGCCGTAAACGGACTCTACTTTACAACTCACTACGATGCAGGAAGTCCAGCAATCACAGAGAATGCGAAGCTTTTCGTAGAAGCCTACACCGCCAAGTACGGTGAAGCGCCCGGAACATTCACCGCCCTCGGGTTCGACACATATCTGGTCGTCAGGGACGCAATAGAACGTGCGGGGAGCACAGATAGAGAAGCCATAGCCAAGGCCGTTCGACAGACAAAGGATTTTCCTGCCGTGACGGGAATAATCACTATCGATGAAAACGGTGACGCGATAAAGTCCGTTGCGATTGTAAAGATTGAAAACGGTAAGTTCGTGTACGATACAACTATAAATCCGTAGTAAAGAAGGTGGGGCTAAAAGCCCCACCCTCCCCTTTCTCTTTTCAATCGGCCGGAGGTGTAAGCTTGGATCCTAAGACTCTTCTACAGAACTTTATCAACGGTCTTAGTCTCGGTTCCCTTTATGCCCTGATAGCGATAGGCTATACAATGGTTTACGGGATTTTAAGGCTGATCAATTTTGCTCATGGCGACATCTTCATGATGGCCGTCTATTTTGCTCTGTTCTTTGTGACTCTTGCGCAGCTTCCATGGTATCTTGCGGCCATTCTTGCCGTAGCTTGCGCTGCTCTTCTTGGATTTACGGTTGACAGGATTGCCTACAAACCTATCAGGAATGCTCCTAGAATATCGGCGCTGATAACGGCTATCGGTGTTTCTTTCTTTCTTGAAAGTCTTGCGGTAGTCGTATTCTCCGGTATCCCGAGATCATTCCGTACTATCTTCCCCCAATCTCTCAATGAAATGATTATCATCGGCGGTGAGATGGAGGTCAAATATGGGAGAGAGGTGATAGTCGGCGGGATAAGATTTCCGGTAATCTCTCTCATAACACTTATCGTTGCTGCAATTGCGCTCGTCTTTTTGTGGTGGTTCATCTTCAAAACAAAGGTGGGAATGGCTATGAGGGCCGTTTCCCTGGATATTCAGACAACATCGCTTATGGGAGTCAATGTCGACAGGGTAATCGGAATGACATTTGCACTCGGCTCGGCGCTTGCAGGGATTGGTGGAATACTCTGGGCAATAAGATATCCCCAGGTCTGGCCCTATATGGGATTTATACCCGGAATGAAGGCCTTTGTCGCCGCCGTCTTCGGAGGAATAGGTTCAGTGCCGGGAGCGGTTCTCGGAGGTCTGATACTTGGAATAACCGAAGTCATGATGGTAGGAATAATGCCCGGGGCGGCAGGTTACAGAGATGCCTTCGCCTTCTTCATCCTGATAATCGTCCTTTCAATCAAGCCATCCGGTCTGCTTGGAAGGCCTGAAATAGTAAAGGTGTGATTGAATGAAGAAGCGGACCAAAATGATACTCACTTT encodes:
- a CDS encoding ABC transporter substrate-binding protein encodes the protein MRKLFVILLVVFLSVSALASIKVGAILPMTGGVAAFGQMIWQGVELANELFPEVLGEKIEIVLLDNNSDKVQAVNTARRAIEQEGVVAIIGQVISSNTIAGGTVAEENGVAMVSPSSTNPLVTQDKKYVSRVCFSDPFQGVAAAMLAFNNMGAENVAVFVDVEQDYAVGFANYFKETANELGGSVFYEYYKSGDQDFTAQVSDAISKGAGAFFIPGYYQEIALIAIQARQLGFYEPIIAGDGAAVPETIEIGGDAVNGLYFTTHYDAGSPAITENAKLFVEAYTAKYGEAPGTFTALGFDTYLVVRDAIERAGSTDREAIAKAVRQTKDFPAVTGIITIDENGDAIKSVAIVKIENGKFVYDTTINP
- a CDS encoding branched-chain amino acid ABC transporter permease, which translates into the protein MDPKTLLQNFINGLSLGSLYALIAIGYTMVYGILRLINFAHGDIFMMAVYFALFFVTLAQLPWYLAAILAVACAALLGFTVDRIAYKPIRNAPRISALITAIGVSFFLESLAVVVFSGIPRSFRTIFPQSLNEMIIIGGEMEVKYGREVIVGGIRFPVISLITLIVAAIALVFLWWFIFKTKVGMAMRAVSLDIQTTSLMGVNVDRVIGMTFALGSALAGIGGILWAIRYPQVWPYMGFIPGMKAFVAAVFGGIGSVPGAVLGGLILGITEVMMVGIMPGAAGYRDAFAFFILIIVLSIKPSGLLGRPEIVKV